One segment of Halomarina pelagica DNA contains the following:
- a CDS encoding ABC transporter permease, whose protein sequence is MSDGTTPSTTVAEEDLGDVFSRIERPPRSGPVSASITLGWRALLKIKHVPFQLFDVTAFPLMSTLLFTFLFGGALAGSPQQYIQFLLPGILVQAIVFITVYTGVGLNTDIDEGLFDRFQSLPIWQPAPLVGALLGDVLRYSMAAIMVVGLGVVLGFRPGAGIVGVLGALALVLVFAFSLSWIWIVVGLLVDTPESVMTTSFLLLFPLTFVSNIFVDPATMPTWLQTVVGVNPVTHLVDATRGLMHGGVALADVTWVLIASAVIVVVFAPLSLHLYHKER, encoded by the coding sequence ATGAGCGACGGGACCACTCCCTCGACCACCGTCGCGGAGGAGGACCTCGGCGATGTTTTCTCCCGGATCGAACGACCACCTCGTTCGGGACCGGTCTCCGCCTCGATCACTCTCGGGTGGCGAGCGCTCCTGAAGATCAAGCACGTGCCGTTCCAGCTCTTCGACGTCACGGCGTTCCCGCTCATGTCCACGTTGCTGTTCACGTTCCTGTTCGGGGGCGCTCTCGCGGGGTCCCCACAGCAGTACATCCAATTCCTGCTACCGGGAATCCTCGTACAGGCGATCGTCTTCATCACCGTCTACACGGGCGTCGGTCTCAACACGGACATCGACGAGGGCCTGTTCGACCGGTTCCAGTCGCTCCCGATCTGGCAGCCCGCGCCGCTGGTCGGAGCGCTCCTCGGCGACGTGCTGCGATACTCGATGGCGGCGATCATGGTCGTCGGGCTCGGTGTCGTCCTTGGCTTCCGCCCCGGGGCTGGCATCGTGGGCGTGCTCGGTGCGCTCGCGCTGGTGCTCGTCTTCGCGTTCAGCCTCTCGTGGATCTGGATCGTCGTCGGCCTCCTCGTCGACACACCAGAATCCGTCATGACGACGAGCTTCCTCCTGCTCTTCCCGCTCACGTTCGTGAGCAACATCTTCGTCGACCCGGCGACCATGCCGACGTGGCTCCAGACCGTGGTCGGCGTCAATCCCGTCACGCACCTCGTCGACGCCACTCGCGGCCTCATGCACGGCGGCGTCGCCCTCGCGGACGTGACGTGGGTACTCATCGCCTCTGCGGTCATCGTCGTCGTGTTCGCACCGTTGTCACTCCATCTGTACCACAAGGAACGATAA
- the katG gene encoding catalase/peroxidase HPI yields MTWSNQEWWPDLLRLDVLDDNTADTNPYGGDFDYAEEFQKLDLEAVKADIEAVMTDSQEWWPADYGHYGPLFIRMAWHSAGTYRTSDGRAGASGGLQRLPPESSWPDNVNLDKARRLLQPVKRKYGRKLSWGDLIVLAGNVALESMGFETVGFAGGREDAFKSNEAVEWGPETEWETTSPERFEDGEVGNLKDPLGNTVMGLIYVNPEGPYGEPDVEGSAKNIREEFSRMAMNDEETVALIAGGHTFGKVHGADEPDEHVGPEPEAAPLEDQGLGWAQEHGDKIGGLEAITSGIEGPWNATPTQWNMGYVDNLLEHDWTSVKGPGGAWQWRPVGDEDIDYAPGAQEPSETEQPMMLTTDIALKHDDDYREILERFQETPDEFREAFAKAWYKLIHRDMGPPERFLGPEVPDEEMLWQDPVPDADYDLIGDEEIAALKEEILASDLSVSDLVKTAWAAASTYRDSDKRGGANGARIRLEPQRNWEVNEPEQLAIALETLEGIQEDFNSSRDDDVRVSLADLIVLGGNAAIEQAAAEAGYHVDVPFEPGRTDASQEQTDVESFEVLEPKVDGFRNYLGGEYDDLYDSPEERMVDKAELLNLSVPEMTVLVGGMRTLGATYGDSDRGVFTDDPGTLSNDFFVNLLDMNYEWEPVDEERAVFEVRDRDTGELEWEATRLDLIFGSNARLRATADAYFADEAEGTFVEDFVDAWSNVMQLDRFDLE; encoded by the coding sequence ATGACGTGGTCCAACCAAGAGTGGTGGCCGGATCTACTCCGACTCGACGTCCTCGACGATAACACTGCGGACACAAACCCGTACGGCGGGGACTTCGACTACGCCGAAGAGTTCCAGAAGCTCGACCTCGAGGCCGTGAAGGCGGACATCGAGGCGGTGATGACGGACTCACAGGAGTGGTGGCCCGCCGACTATGGTCACTACGGCCCATTGTTCATCCGGATGGCGTGGCACAGCGCCGGGACGTACCGCACCAGCGACGGCCGCGCCGGCGCGTCCGGCGGCCTCCAGCGCCTCCCGCCGGAGAGCAGCTGGCCGGACAACGTCAACCTCGATAAGGCTCGTCGACTGCTCCAGCCGGTCAAACGGAAGTACGGCCGGAAGCTCTCGTGGGGCGATCTGATCGTCCTGGCCGGGAACGTCGCCCTGGAGTCGATGGGCTTCGAGACGGTCGGCTTCGCCGGCGGGCGCGAGGACGCGTTCAAGTCCAACGAGGCCGTCGAGTGGGGGCCCGAGACGGAGTGGGAGACGACCTCACCCGAACGCTTCGAGGACGGCGAGGTCGGCAATCTCAAAGACCCGCTCGGGAACACCGTGATGGGGCTCATCTACGTGAATCCCGAGGGACCGTACGGCGAACCGGACGTCGAAGGATCCGCGAAGAACATCCGCGAGGAGTTCAGCCGGATGGCGATGAACGACGAGGAGACGGTCGCGCTCATCGCCGGCGGCCACACCTTCGGGAAGGTCCACGGTGCGGACGAGCCCGACGAGCACGTCGGCCCCGAACCCGAGGCAGCACCCCTCGAGGACCAGGGCCTCGGCTGGGCGCAGGAGCACGGCGACAAGATCGGCGGTCTCGAAGCCATCACGAGCGGTATCGAGGGCCCCTGGAACGCCACGCCGACCCAGTGGAACATGGGGTACGTCGACAACTTGCTAGAGCACGATTGGACCTCGGTCAAGGGCCCCGGCGGTGCCTGGCAGTGGCGGCCGGTCGGCGACGAAGACATCGACTACGCGCCGGGAGCGCAGGAGCCATCGGAGACGGAGCAGCCGATGATGCTCACGACGGACATCGCCCTCAAACACGACGACGACTACCGGGAGATCCTGGAGCGCTTCCAGGAGACTCCCGACGAGTTCCGGGAGGCCTTCGCGAAGGCGTGGTACAAGCTGATCCACCGCGACATGGGCCCGCCCGAGCGATTCCTCGGCCCGGAAGTTCCGGACGAGGAGATGCTATGGCAGGACCCCGTCCCCGACGCCGACTACGACCTGATCGGGGACGAGGAGATCGCCGCGCTCAAAGAGGAGATCCTCGCGTCGGACCTGTCCGTCTCCGACCTGGTCAAGACCGCCTGGGCGGCGGCCTCGACGTACCGCGACAGCGACAAGCGCGGCGGCGCGAACGGCGCGCGCATCCGCCTCGAACCCCAGCGGAACTGGGAGGTGAACGAACCCGAGCAGCTGGCGATCGCGCTGGAGACCCTGGAAGGGATCCAGGAGGACTTCAATAGTTCGCGGGATGACGACGTGCGCGTGTCGCTTGCCGACCTCATCGTACTTGGTGGCAACGCAGCTATCGAACAGGCAGCCGCTGAGGCCGGCTACCACGTGGACGTGCCGTTCGAACCGGGCCGGACGGATGCCTCGCAGGAGCAGACCGACGTCGAGTCCTTCGAGGTGCTTGAACCGAAGGTCGACGGGTTCCGGAACTACCTCGGTGGCGAGTACGACGACCTCTACGACTCCCCGGAAGAGCGGATGGTCGACAAGGCGGAACTACTGAACCTGTCTGTTCCCGAGATGACGGTGCTCGTCGGCGGGATGCGCACGCTAGGCGCGACCTACGGGGACTCTGACCGCGGTGTCTTCACCGACGACCCCGGCACGCTCTCGAACGACTTCTTCGTGAACCTGCTCGATATGAACTACGAGTGGGAGCCAGTCGACGAAGAGAGAGCAGTCTTCGAGGTCCGCGACCGCGACACCGGCGAACTGGAGTGGGAGGCTACCCGCCTCGATCTGATCTTCGGCTCGAACGCCCGACTTCGCGCCACCGCGGACGCCTACTTCGCTGACGAGGCCGAGGGGACGTTCGTCGAGGACTTCGTCGACGCGTGGAGTAACGTGATGCAGCTCGATCGGTTCGACCTCGAGTAA
- a CDS encoding ArsR/SmtB family transcription factor has product MLKHPDVDLDAVFAALSHPTRRSIIEQLAEGEQSVSELAEPHDVSLSAISQHLRVLEDAGLLRQTHEGRVRRCALQGKPLSEAFSWIVQYRIFWEDTLEAIAQQVEEDDQS; this is encoded by the coding sequence ATGCTTAAGCATCCTGACGTTGATCTGGACGCGGTCTTCGCCGCCCTCTCCCACCCCACCCGGCGCTCGATCATCGAGCAGCTCGCCGAGGGTGAACAGAGCGTGAGTGAACTGGCCGAACCTCACGACGTCAGCCTGTCGGCGATCAGCCAACACCTGCGCGTGCTGGAGGACGCCGGACTGCTCCGACAGACCCACGAAGGCCGAGTGCGCAGGTGCGCGCTCCAGGGCAAGCCCCTGTCCGAAGCCTTCTCCTGGATCGTCCAGTACCGGATCTTCTGGGAGGACACACTGGAGGCCATCGCCCAACAAGTCGAAGAAGACGATCAGTCATGA
- a CDS encoding helix-turn-helix transcriptional regulator yields the protein MTVGIDNIQFLATSAHRVGVLETLRDGPTDRRELCEATGASSPTVGRVLADFEERRWLVRDGPTYGLTPLGEYVTDRFLALRDAMEIEEKLRDVWQWLPVEMPGFSVDLFADAVVSYPGPGYPYEPVERLGQLIASTSSLRGFDNIVYKSSNLETACGAVLEGMTFEYVFTPEALEGTFAWNPDRIMEVAACENATVLVHDHLPDGDRCGLGIVDDRAGICCHDTATGALVAVIDTDAPEARDWALSVFEQVRAEATPVDPTAFESRAPS from the coding sequence ATGACTGTGGGAATCGACAACATCCAGTTTCTGGCCACGTCGGCCCACCGCGTCGGCGTCCTCGAAACGTTGCGCGACGGACCGACCGATCGTCGAGAGCTGTGTGAGGCCACCGGGGCCTCCTCGCCGACCGTCGGACGGGTGCTCGCCGACTTCGAAGAGCGGCGGTGGCTCGTCAGGGACGGCCCCACCTACGGGCTGACCCCCCTCGGCGAGTACGTCACCGACCGATTTCTGGCTCTCCGGGACGCAATGGAAATCGAAGAGAAGCTCCGCGACGTCTGGCAGTGGCTGCCGGTCGAGATGCCGGGCTTCTCCGTCGACCTCTTCGCCGACGCGGTGGTCTCCTACCCCGGGCCAGGGTATCCCTACGAGCCTGTCGAGCGGCTCGGCCAGCTCATCGCGTCGACCTCGTCGTTGCGCGGGTTCGACAACATTGTCTACAAGTCGAGCAACCTCGAGACGGCCTGCGGCGCGGTCCTCGAGGGAATGACGTTCGAGTACGTGTTCACGCCCGAGGCCCTGGAGGGAACGTTCGCCTGGAATCCGGACCGGATCATGGAGGTCGCCGCCTGCGAGAACGCGACCGTCCTCGTCCACGACCACCTCCCCGACGGCGACCGCTGCGGCCTCGGCATCGTGGACGACCGGGCTGGCATCTGCTGCCACGACACTGCGACCGGGGCGCTCGTGGCGGTCATCGACACCGACGCCCCGGAGGCCCGTGACTGGGCTCTCTCGGTCTTCGAGCAGGTTCGCGCGGAGGCGACACCGGTAGACCCCACGGCCTTCGAATCCCGTGCACCGTCGTAA
- a CDS encoding serine hydrolase domain-containing protein — translation MPGITDSDRRQLEAEFDRHLNVGLHHGAQLAVYVDGDLVVDVAGGTTGPEGDETTSETRHLIFSCTKPYAGVGLHQLIEDGNAGYDDPVVDHWPEFADAGTQKAEITIRQVLSHTAGVPYGEFDDQPDKWGDWNAVVEAMEEIEPVFEPGDQPAYHTLNYGWLVGELVRRLSGQHVDEYVAEHVFDPLGMNRTSIGLADDEADDVATLAGFEEFDRCRSPGEGLGVPASEAAEAFNDEAVRRAVIPAANGIGTARDMARFYACIANGGELDGTRLLDEETVAEATRTHAETASDGTLSRPARYALGFWTGGLANDMFGSFSRERMFGHAGLGSIFGWGDPELNVGFAYVTNGIREESWEHAARVSGMSDAVRLALLDC, via the coding sequence ATGCCAGGGATCACCGACAGCGACCGACGACAACTCGAAGCGGAGTTCGACCGCCACCTCAACGTCGGGTTGCACCACGGCGCGCAACTGGCCGTCTACGTCGACGGTGATCTCGTAGTGGATGTCGCGGGCGGAACGACCGGCCCGGAGGGCGACGAGACCACATCCGAAACGCGTCATCTCATCTTCTCGTGTACGAAACCGTACGCGGGGGTCGGTTTGCACCAGCTCATCGAGGACGGCAACGCCGGCTACGACGACCCCGTAGTCGATCACTGGCCGGAGTTTGCCGACGCCGGCACGCAGAAGGCCGAGATCACCATCCGGCAGGTACTCAGCCACACCGCCGGCGTCCCGTACGGCGAGTTCGATGATCAACCCGATAAGTGGGGCGACTGGAATGCGGTCGTCGAAGCGATGGAAGAGATCGAACCGGTCTTCGAGCCCGGCGATCAACCGGCCTACCACACGTTAAACTACGGCTGGCTCGTCGGCGAACTCGTCCGTCGACTCAGCGGACAACACGTCGACGAATACGTCGCAGAACACGTGTTCGACCCCTTGGGTATGAATCGAACGTCTATCGGGCTGGCCGACGACGAAGCGGACGACGTCGCCACCCTGGCCGGATTCGAGGAGTTTGACCGGTGTCGCAGTCCCGGCGAAGGTCTCGGTGTTCCCGCCTCCGAGGCGGCCGAGGCGTTCAATGACGAAGCCGTTCGGCGGGCAGTGATTCCAGCGGCCAACGGCATCGGGACGGCCCGGGATATGGCGCGGTTCTACGCCTGTATTGCCAACGGTGGCGAACTCGACGGGACGCGCCTTCTCGACGAGGAGACGGTCGCCGAAGCGACCCGCACCCACGCTGAAACGGCGTCGGACGGCACGCTGTCTCGACCAGCGAGATACGCCCTGGGGTTCTGGACCGGCGGACTGGCCAACGACATGTTCGGCTCGTTCAGTCGGGAGCGGATGTTCGGCCACGCCGGACTGGGGAGTATCTTCGGATGGGGCGACCCCGAACTGAACGTGGGGTTCGCCTACGTCACGAACGGTATTCGAGAGGAATCGTGGGAGCACGCAGCCCGGGTGAGCGGAATGTCCGACGCCGTCCGGTTAGCACTGCTGGATTGCTAA
- a CDS encoding SRPBCC domain-containing protein encodes MSNQTDELETGSIEVSRVIDAPAERIYNAFLDADALAKFSPPAGYTATYDHADGEVGGTYRGTFTSLDKSDEHSFGGEYVELVPHERIVQTDKFETDAPEMQSEMTVTITLEEVEGGPR; translated from the coding sequence ATGAGCAACCAAACAGACGAACTGGAAACGGGAAGCATCGAAGTGAGCCGCGTAATCGATGCGCCGGCCGAGCGCATCTACAACGCGTTTCTGGACGCAGACGCCCTGGCGAAGTTCTCCCCACCGGCCGGTTACACCGCCACGTACGACCACGCCGACGGCGAGGTCGGTGGAACGTACCGCGGGACCTTCACCTCGCTCGACAAGAGCGACGAGCACAGTTTCGGTGGCGAGTACGTGGAACTGGTGCCCCACGAGCGCATCGTCCAGACAGACAAATTCGAGACGGATGCTCCCGAGATGCAGAGCGAGATGACCGTAACCATCACCCTCGAGGAGGTCGAGGGGGGACCGAGGTGA
- a CDS encoding ATP-binding cassette domain-containing protein: MDLAIETNGLTKAFGDTRAVDGVDLRIPRGSVYGLLGPNGAGKTTTIRMLATLLRPDAGTATVLGHDVVRDAADVRATVSLTGQYASVDEDLTGRENLVLVGRLLGFSWRNATNRADELLTAFGLDDAATRQVRTYSGGMRRRLDVAASLVVTPDVLFLDEPTTGLDPRSRNQVWAIIRAIAAEGTTVLLTTQYLDEADRLADRLAVIDDGRVIAEGTSRELKAAVGASTLHIRLRDPGRREEAEALLRDLLGVPVHNGTDRDALSASVPHNGDVAVVLTALADAGVHVDEFSLGQASLDEVFLALTGQPVEETGEEVVA; this comes from the coding sequence CTGGACCTCGCGATCGAAACCAACGGTCTGACCAAAGCGTTCGGAGACACGCGCGCCGTGGACGGCGTCGACCTTCGGATCCCCCGAGGCTCCGTGTACGGACTCCTGGGGCCTAACGGTGCCGGCAAGACCACGACGATTCGGATGCTCGCGACGTTGCTCCGCCCGGACGCGGGTACCGCCACCGTCCTCGGCCACGACGTCGTCCGGGACGCGGCCGACGTTCGCGCCACGGTGAGTCTCACGGGCCAGTACGCCTCGGTCGACGAGGACCTCACCGGACGTGAGAACCTCGTCCTCGTGGGACGCCTCCTCGGGTTCTCCTGGCGCAACGCGACGAACCGCGCCGACGAACTACTCACGGCCTTCGGCCTCGACGACGCTGCGACGCGCCAGGTCCGGACGTACTCCGGTGGTATGCGGCGGCGACTCGACGTCGCCGCGAGCCTCGTCGTCACGCCGGACGTGCTGTTTCTCGACGAACCGACGACGGGTCTCGACCCGCGCAGCCGAAATCAGGTCTGGGCCATCATCCGGGCCATCGCCGCCGAGGGAACCACCGTACTCCTTACGACGCAGTACCTCGACGAGGCCGACCGCCTCGCCGATCGCCTCGCCGTCATCGACGACGGGCGCGTGATCGCCGAGGGCACGAGCCGTGAGCTGAAAGCCGCCGTGGGTGCCAGTACCCTCCATATTCGACTCCGAGACCCTGGCCGTCGCGAGGAGGCCGAAGCTCTCCTGCGGGACCTCCTCGGGGTGCCGGTCCACAACGGAACCGACCGGGATGCCCTCTCGGCGAGCGTTCCGCACAACGGGGACGTGGCAGTAGTGCTGACGGCGCTCGCGGACGCCGGTGTACACGTCGATGAATTCTCGCTCGGGCAGGCGAGCCTCGACGAGGTCTTCCTGGCACTCACGGGGCAACCCGTCGAGGAGACGGGCGAGGAGGTGGTTGCATGA
- a CDS encoding IS701 family transposase — translation MLPITSFLSCTAPIDELECFSTRQKHHAKTYVTGLVAASNKTVEGISIHVLPAKSERALNKFLTEYNWDTGQLNRERLALLQAHNETAWSREGVVIIDDTFTHKTGKRIPNVGKFYDHTKRGYIWGQNLIYALYADEKTTYPLSFRLYEKNAKTRIELAIDLVDELIEIGVPADTYLFDISYCSEAFVTHLESYHKQWVSAVKSDTRVTYAGERIRVDALAQRVRKVKRTIGEETYHIWTQKRDVARLGEVKLLITEKESDDFSEGDDDEDKPSVKYIVSNKIDAKASHLIVLYAMRWRIETFFRDTKQDLGLGACELRHAAGASRHWHLLMLAYSLLKLGIADSALGTVISRASSLRNDVKRSFRETVQNLLSWALSSEHRNIDQLMQEIDVLFV, via the coding sequence ATGCTGCCGATCACGTCGTTTCTCTCCTGCACTGCTCCGATTGATGAGTTAGAGTGCTTTTCGACGCGGCAGAAACACCATGCGAAAACCTACGTCACAGGTCTTGTTGCGGCCAGCAACAAGACCGTCGAGGGCATCTCAATACACGTTCTTCCAGCGAAAAGCGAACGAGCCTTGAACAAGTTCCTCACCGAGTATAACTGGGACACTGGTCAGCTGAACAGAGAACGGCTCGCGCTCCTCCAAGCACACAACGAAACCGCATGGAGTCGTGAAGGTGTCGTCATCATCGACGACACCTTCACTCACAAGACTGGCAAACGGATTCCTAACGTCGGGAAGTTCTACGACCACACCAAACGCGGCTACATCTGGGGACAAAACCTCATCTACGCTCTCTACGCCGACGAAAAAACCACGTACCCACTCAGCTTCCGCCTCTACGAGAAAAACGCGAAGACGCGAATCGAATTAGCGATCGATCTTGTCGACGAACTCATCGAGATAGGTGTCCCGGCGGACACCTATCTCTTTGACATAAGCTACTGCTCGGAAGCATTCGTCACGCACCTCGAATCGTACCACAAGCAGTGGGTCTCAGCAGTCAAGAGCGACACTCGCGTCACCTACGCGGGCGAGCGCATCCGTGTCGATGCGCTCGCCCAGCGCGTTCGTAAAGTGAAGCGGACGATTGGTGAGGAAACGTACCACATCTGGACGCAGAAACGCGACGTTGCACGTCTTGGAGAGGTGAAGCTCCTGATTACCGAAAAAGAATCGGACGACTTCTCGGAGGGTGACGATGATGAAGACAAACCTAGCGTGAAGTACATCGTCTCGAACAAAATCGACGCAAAAGCGAGCCATCTCATCGTGTTGTACGCGATGAGATGGCGAATCGAGACGTTCTTCAGAGACACCAAGCAAGACCTCGGTTTGGGAGCCTGCGAGCTCCGGCATGCCGCAGGTGCCAGTCGGCACTGGCACCTGCTGATGCTGGCCTACAGCCTCCTGAAGCTCGGGATTGCAGACAGCGCTCTAGGAACGGTGATTTCACGAGCAAGTTCGCTTCGTAACGACGTCAAACGTTCCTTCCGTGAAACCGTTCAGAACCTTCTGTCGTGGGCACTCAGCAGTGAACACCGGAACATCGACCAGCTAATGCAGGAGATCGACGTGCTGTTCGTCTAA
- a CDS encoding flavin-containing monooxygenase: MTERHNTVVIGGGQAGLATGYYLQQHDQDFVILDAGDRVGDAWRARWDSLRVFTPARYSSLPGMDLPGSPYAFPTKDEVADYLETYAQRFDLPVELGVRVDGLERSGDGFLVSAGDRRFEADNVVVAMASYQVPKIPDFASELSDDVIQLHTSGYRNPDQLQDGDVLVVGAGNSGAEIALDVAGALRRLQARRSASRPVADGHETWLSGRDVGHVPFRIDSWVGRHLGVPFVMRVLFHRIFTTGTPIGRRIRPKVLAQGGPLVRTKPSDLAAAGVERVPRTTGVRDGRPVVGDDDVLDVMNVIWCTGFRPDFSWIDLPIFDGKERPKEPVHVRGVVPNEPGLYFVGLFFLYAMTSGLFTGVGRDAKYVVDHLTSTARQQQPRPSYTGSADGLLQQS, encoded by the coding sequence ATGACCGAACGACACAACACCGTCGTCATCGGCGGCGGCCAGGCCGGACTGGCGACCGGGTACTACCTACAGCAGCACGACCAGGACTTCGTCATCCTCGACGCGGGCGACCGCGTCGGCGACGCATGGCGGGCCCGCTGGGACTCCCTCCGAGTGTTCACGCCCGCTCGCTACTCGAGCCTGCCAGGGATGGACCTTCCGGGCTCGCCGTACGCCTTCCCCACGAAGGACGAGGTGGCCGACTACTTGGAGACCTACGCCCAGCGGTTCGACCTGCCCGTCGAACTCGGCGTGCGTGTGGACGGGCTAGAACGGAGCGGCGATGGCTTCCTCGTGAGCGCCGGCGATCGGCGGTTCGAGGCGGACAACGTCGTGGTGGCGATGGCGAGCTATCAGGTCCCGAAGATTCCGGATTTCGCGTCGGAGCTCTCCGACGACGTCATCCAGCTGCACACGAGCGGCTACCGCAACCCGGATCAGCTCCAGGACGGCGACGTGCTCGTCGTCGGGGCGGGCAACTCCGGTGCCGAGATCGCCCTCGACGTCGCCGGCGCTTTGCGCCGGCTGCAAGCGAGACGCTCCGCGTCTCGCCCTGTCGCCGACGGACACGAGACGTGGCTGTCGGGCCGGGACGTCGGCCACGTGCCGTTCCGCATCGACTCGTGGGTCGGCCGTCACCTTGGGGTCCCGTTCGTGATGCGCGTGCTCTTCCACCGGATCTTCACGACGGGGACGCCGATCGGGCGCCGTATCCGCCCGAAGGTACTCGCACAGGGCGGCCCGCTGGTGCGCACGAAGCCGAGCGACTTGGCCGCGGCCGGCGTCGAGCGGGTGCCTCGCACGACCGGCGTTCGCGACGGTCGCCCCGTCGTCGGGGATGACGACGTTCTCGACGTCATGAACGTCATCTGGTGTACTGGCTTCCGCCCTGACTTTTCGTGGATCGACCTCCCGATCTTCGACGGGAAGGAACGGCCCAAGGAGCCCGTCCACGTGCGCGGCGTCGTCCCGAACGAGCCAGGACTGTACTTCGTCGGCCTATTCTTCCTGTACGCGATGACGTCGGGACTGTTCACCGGCGTCGGCAGGGATGCAAAGTACGTCGTCGACCACCTGACGTCGACGGCGCGGCAGCAGCAGCCCCGTCCGAGCTATACCGGATCGGCGGACGGACTCCTACAGCAGTCGTAG
- a CDS encoding tyrosine-type recombinase/integrase → MVPDTQADGTPGVEALREPIDARLRSIDAGNYRRSVRSALEEFAAVVCEDGDIQAVDDVTKHDCRYYAQFLRDRANRPSERFSARTAHKNYAFVRASFTWWQRDDRIATNPAQWRGATDELPEITSDPDRQFWTKADRQAILRYVDQQVDAVLDEGGDPLPAFRDRAIVYTLALSGVRGAEVFRDPADDRREGLRWADVDLDGGVLRVFGKTRKYQSAPLPTAAQSRLDRYQRVLDPGEAWPVFPSLHRPSLYRTVREGLADELPKQRVEELLDEQGPLAVMREYELVPPALSVRGARTVMNRLCEAADLTIDGDYLKPHGARRGLGHQLYTEGQAELAQEALRHQSVETTHQAYHDVQAEETARRVDDILNGQ, encoded by the coding sequence ATGGTACCCGACACGCAGGCAGACGGTACGCCAGGGGTTGAGGCCCTCAGGGAGCCCATCGACGCCCGCCTCCGCAGCATCGACGCCGGCAACTACCGCCGATCGGTGCGATCGGCACTCGAGGAGTTCGCCGCCGTCGTCTGCGAGGACGGCGACATCCAGGCCGTCGACGACGTCACCAAACACGACTGCCGCTACTACGCCCAGTTCCTCCGCGACCGCGCCAATCGCCCTAGCGAGCGGTTCAGCGCTCGCACCGCACACAAGAACTACGCCTTCGTCCGAGCGTCGTTCACGTGGTGGCAGCGCGACGACCGCATCGCGACCAACCCCGCCCAGTGGCGGGGAGCCACCGACGAACTCCCCGAGATAACGAGTGACCCCGACCGACAGTTCTGGACCAAAGCGGACCGGCAGGCCATCCTCCGCTACGTCGACCAACAGGTAGACGCCGTCCTCGACGAAGGCGGCGACCCACTCCCGGCGTTCCGCGACCGCGCGATCGTCTACACGCTCGCCCTCTCGGGCGTCCGCGGGGCCGAAGTATTCCGCGACCCCGCCGACGACCGGCGCGAGGGCTTGCGATGGGCCGACGTGGACCTCGACGGTGGCGTCCTGCGCGTGTTCGGGAAGACGCGAAAGTATCAGTCAGCCCCTCTGCCGACGGCCGCGCAAAGCCGCCTCGACCGGTATCAGCGCGTGCTCGACCCGGGAGAGGCGTGGCCCGTCTTCCCCTCGCTCCACCGCCCGTCGCTCTATCGCACCGTCCGAGAGGGGCTCGCCGACGAACTGCCGAAGCAACGGGTCGAGGAACTGCTCGACGAGCAGGGACCGCTCGCAGTGATGCGCGAGTACGAGCTGGTGCCGCCCGCGCTCTCGGTCCGGGGTGCGCGGACGGTGATGAATCGCCTCTGCGAGGCGGCCGATCTCACCATCGACGGCGACTACCTCAAGCCGCACGGTGCCCGTCGCGGCCTCGGTCACCAGCTATACACGGAGGGCCAAGCCGAACTCGCCCAGGAGGCGCTGCGCCACCAGTCGGTCGAGACGACCCACCAGGCGTATCACGACGTCCAAGCGGAGGAGACCGCTCGCCGCGTCGACGACATCCTGAACGGCCAGTAG